In Methanobrevibacter oralis, the genomic stretch TCGGCAGGAATTGTGATTTTCCTGTTTATTCATATCATCAATGAACATTACTGCACCAACAATTGCAATAACTGCAATTATTACAACTAATGCACCTATTATTATCTTTTGATTTTTTTCCATTTTCTCACCTTTAATTATCATTCATATAATTCATTAATAACATTCTTTTTTGCTGATTAACGTTATTAACTTTTGATAAGTTAAAATTAACCAATAATCCAAATTATAATACTAATAATAAATGTTAATAGTCCAAAAAAATGGACGGTATTATTAAAGAAATGATTATTGAACCTAATAAAATATCCAACTCCTTTTAAAATATTTTCTACATATACCATACTTAAACCATTTAAAAAGAAGGAAATGAATATTGCAATAGGCATACTTTTCTCATTAACTTCAAGAGAGATATTTGGATTGTTAAAGTTGTTTTGTGGATTTGATGTTAGTTTTACTTCCATTTCACACTTATCGCAAAATGTCGCAAAATTTAGTCATAAAAAACCACCTATTTAATACTCTTTTAATTTAGCACCACATTTATCACAGAATTTTGTATTTTTAATCTTTAACTCCGATCCCCATTTATCATAGTAGCTACATAAATTTTTAATTCTTGATTTGATATACTATGAATTTCTCCTTCTAATTTAAGCATATCTCTTTTTACAGTTTTTTAGTATTGAATTTCAATACATGTCTCTGGCAAACACATCTAACCACTTCTATTATTTTCATTCATCTACTTTCGTCCCACAGCTTGGACAGAACTTAGAATTATTATATATGCCTTCCCCACATTCACTACAAAATTTATCATAATTTTTTTCAGTTTTATTTGTCATAACTGATGTTTGAGTCGAAACTTTAGTGTGCTTGTGCTGAGAAGGAATTATTAATAAAAATGCACAGAATAAATTATAAATCGATAATATTATTTGGAGAGTTATAGCAGTTTGCATTCTAACATAAGCTCCCGCAACTCCAGTATAAAAATCACCTGGAATATCATTATAAGAACCACTTAATGAGAATATTATAATTAATAATAGTACTATAAAAATAATTCCCAGTATTTTACTGTTTTTCACAGTTTCACTTGGAATTATTAATAACATTGAAGGTATAATTAAGAATATGACATTTATAAGTCCAGAATATGGAGCTATTGCCCAAATTATAAATCCCAATATTATCCCCAGTATTCCAAAAATAGTTTTAGTTTCATAAGTAATTATTAATCCTAATTTATCTAAAGTTTCCATTAAATCACCTTATATTTGAGTAATAAATAATTATTTAATTTTTTTCTAAGTATATTAAATATGATTTTTTACTTTAATTATAAAGTTTCAAATCTTATATATATATATATATATATATCGATTTTGGGGACTATCAATTTGTTAGGTCTTGATTTTGGTTTTCGACCCAACCATTTTTTCTGACATTATATAAGCAAATAGGCCTTCTGGAGTTCTATAAATTCTTTTTGTGTTTTATCTAATGTATTTCCTAAATAATTTTCTAGTTTATTATTAGTTCTTTCTAGTTTTTCTTTAAAAGGATTTTCTAAGAATTTTAAAAATTTTATATATTCTGAGAAAAAGTTTTTATTTAAATATTTGACTAAAGGTTTGGGAAACCTTTTTAATTCGTTTTTAATAAGTCAATATAACAAATTGCTTTGTTGAAAATTTGTTGGTTATAATAATTCGTGAAATATTTCAAGATATTCTTTTATTTCTTGTTCTAAGTCTTTTTTTTGTCTTTTACTTAATTTTTTTAATTTTGTAATCAAAGAGGTCAGGATGATTTTTTTTTAATTCAATGTTAGTGAACAAATCCTAATTCATTCATTATTTCATCATAATCCTTGTTTTGAATCATGTTACTATTGCTTTTACGGTATTTTAATGGATATGTTTTTGTTAATAAAATTTTTAACGATTCTATTTGATTCATTATTTGATATTTGATTATGCTACAGGCATGTTTCTTATATGTATCAAATATATCAAGCCTATACCACCATTTGCCCTTTAGCATAACCCATTGTGCGTCATAGCCAAAATATCCTGAGAGTTATGATTCCTCATCACACCAGTATAGTGAATCACTACAAAATATGTATTTTCTAATGGGATTCATAAAGATGATTATTTAATGATATATAATTCCTTAAAATCATTTTTAAGATTTCTTAAGGATTTCCAACCATGTTGGAGTAATCTTTTTGCTTTATTTTTAATATTATTTGAAAAATTGCAGTATTTATTATAATATTTAGAGAATTCTGATTGACATTTTCTTTTACAATCATTGCATTCATATCTTTTAATTTTTACCTTAACAGCTAAACCAGATTCTAAGTACAAAATTCTCCGATTAAAATCTTTTTTAATAAACTTTTTTAGAACCACAATGTTTACAATAAGGATAACGTTCTTCGATTTCACCATTTTTATTAACAAAATAATTATAATCCAATATTGATTCAATAGGAAGAATTAATATGAATATAAACATTTTTTCAACAAGGCTTTTTTTCTATCTAAAAATCCTTTTCGAATAGGATTTTTAAAATCACCGATAAATATATATTGCTCGCCATCCAATCTAAGATATGGAAGGCACTTAATTTCAGTTTTCATATATAATTATTTGTCTTCCAACCTATATAAACTTATATGTACCTTATTTCAATTATAACAAAAAATTAACATTTAAAATTTAATTTAAGTAATAATAAATTATTTAAAGAATAATTAAAAGGAAAAATGGGGCTTAAGATATTTAATAAAATTCAAAAAATAAAAAATTTGAAATAAAAAACACAAATAGTATTTAAAACTTTCGTAAAAATCAAAAAGAAGACCAAATAGACAGAATTGAAAAATTAAACACTATTTATATACAAAAGACCTAACAATTGACAGTCCCCTACTCTCCGATGAATATATTAAAATAATTGAATAAACTGAATTATGAGGTAAAAAAAATGGAAAGTTTTTTTGGTCTTACAATGCGTGGAATAATTAAAAACGAAAATAATGAAATTTTAATTTTAAAAAGGCATCCCTCTTCAAAAACAGACCCTGAAAAATGGGAACTGCCTGGCGGAAAAGTAGATCCCGGAGAATCGTTTGATCATGCTATACTACGTGAAATTTCAGAAGAATGTAATTTAGATGTTGAAATAGAGGAATTTTTTGAAGCTGTTCAAGTAGATTATTCTCATAAAAAAACTGTTCAAATGGTTATGAAGCTTAATATAAATTCTGGTGAATTTAAATTAAGTGATGAACATGTTGATTGGATGTGGGCTGATTTAGATAGAATACATGACTTAGAACTTTCAAGTTCTTTTGAAAAAGTATTAGAAAAAAAGAATTGGAAACTTTAGAGTGTTTCATCTAAAGCTTTTATAAATTTATTGATTTCTTTTTTATTAATAATTAAAGGTGGAACAAACCTTAAAACATTGCCTGCAGTACAATTAATTAAAAATCCCTTCTCTCTTAATTCATCAACATATTTGGCACCAGATTCAGTAAGTTCAACACCAATCATTAAACCACGCCCCCTTACATCTTTAATAATATCATGATTTTCTTTTAATTTATTTAGTTCATTGATAAAATATTGTCCAACTTCATTAACATTGTCTAAAATATTTTCTTTGATGATTGTATTTAAAACCGCATCAGCTGCAGCACAAACTAATGGTCCACCACCAAAAGTAGTTCCATGATCTCCTGGTACAAATGCACTAGATATTTCCTCAGTTGCAAGGATTCCACCCATTGGAACTCCTCCACCAATTCCTTTAGCCATTGTCATTATATCTGGTTTAATCCCATAAAGTTCATGTGCAAATAAAGTTCCACATCTTCCAAAACCTGTTTGAACTTCATCTACAATTAACACAATACCATTATCCCTACAGAGTTTTTCAAC encodes the following:
- a CDS encoding zinc ribbon domain-containing protein gives rise to the protein METLDKLGLIITYETKTIFGILGIILGFIIWAIAPYSGLINVIFLIIPSMLLIIPSETVKNSKILGIIFIVLLLIIIFSLSGSYNDIPGDFYTGVAGAYVRMQTAITLQIILSIYNLFCAFLLIIPSQHKHTKVSTQTSVMTNKTEKNYDKFCSECGEGIYNNSKFCPSCGTKVDE
- a CDS encoding NUDIX domain-containing protein codes for the protein MESFFGLTMRGIIKNENNEILILKRHPSSKTDPEKWELPGGKVDPGESFDHAILREISEECNLDVEIEEFFEAVQVDYSHKKTVQMVMKLNINSGEFKLSDEHVDWMWADLDRIHDLELSSSFEKVLEKKNWKL